catctacattgaaaatggtcttacgttttgctccaccggatgtggcgcggctggttgcacgcacttgtcactcagtgtatcagcgaatgagtattactgcgtgtagatcaggtgtggcacttgacgggataaacgtagcattgttccagtcatcctctatttaggcctctgaagacggcgaaaaagccgaaacgtcagacaaataaaggttccatctaaaaacctcgtaggcacactatagcaaaaaCTCAAGCAATATAATCAatgttccgctcatctttgcAAGGACCTGAGAAGAGTCAAATATGGATGCTACTGTAGGAAATCCTTTCTAGAATTGTTCTCGACAACACCCATAGCTTTGCGCATGAGTCTCAATAATTTATAGAACTTGTCATTTCTTAATAGGTGCAAGTATAGCCGAAATGTTTCTGATTAATCGGGCAATTTCTCGATTAAGAATCCCTgacttttcgaagaaaaaaaaagaaaaagagaagaaaaagtgaaagaagttAGAACAACAAGCCACTCAAGTCACATCACTATGTGCAATAGTGACTCCACTTTGACTGCGAACTTTTATTATGTAGCGTACTATGGGACTAATGTGACAGTGAAGCATTGTTAGCTTCTCAAATTTTACTGTCCATGTCGTCTACGagtaatttctttctctttcatttcttcgctATTCCACCTTTCTGCTTCCGCTTGAATGGAATCAAACCACCGTGACCTAGAAGGAATGTGTTGCTTCATCCAGATGTTCGCGAATACTACAAAGCAAAATAGTTTTGGACATTCTGAACACCCACCATGgtggaaatgaagaagaggGTGGTGCTGAAGTACGTATAATTCAGGCATGCGAAAACACTCATAAACTAAGAAAACTGTTGTCTTTGCTTGCACAAATAAAACTTACAACGTAGTGAAGAGGAGCTACTGCTGAAACGTGGTGGACGTGTCCTAGAAAATTCCAATTacttttctctattttattttttttattattttcaaactaACTTAT
The Necator americanus strain Aroian chromosome I, whole genome shotgun sequence genome window above contains:
- a CDS encoding hypothetical protein (NECATOR_CHRI.G1185.T2), producing MRRSSILFVLIAIATLRAEASYYHHNLHGHRLTGHVHHVSAVAPLHYVHHPLLHFHHGHGGLIPFKRKQKGGIAKK